The following coding sequences lie in one Nakaseomyces glabratus chromosome I, complete sequence genomic window:
- a CDS encoding uncharacterized protein (CAGL0I09196g~Ortholog of S. cerevisiae : YBR259W and Saccharomyces cerevisiae S288C : YBR259W) — MKIKQDNAILESSQLLELKTSIARLSESLINGTCIVITQDDIQAARTIDNIIEDSIIQGDEYLCRIARKQLKKLVEKWIKANFTKSKLRKNSINVFDRYNGVCDLLYSTIRKLKPWKHLNMFLLPYYLMYSLAAVPMAHLIICKSIFKNCFETETLTVKGVFVIKNILQYCDVTDSDRNTIIELGILRLEDILESEGEDQDYFTEYESTMQLGRLMSENVYKYYFKKGNALMVENFQKILDKSKFEHIKLQVLETLYNDSSKKDFILDTLAKYICSDPLAENISVVLKRYITMSANYYRIDSHNLMSALKDKIKKEILKTYKNRDYEFYDAVQKFCEKMIKMKNESNINLAPSSRAQRNFFASENDMLYWKNLFHRIAELLSDPKIFTERILMPKLVRQIAFDTLVDRMPFSKKYPAENLFLEVICEIEPHCRHFTNLISRAVDNANIFNHCTETMLFLPLVFPESSRESLSISNMRNDVPCWPSMELANFWQEKVVQKQNEGKTLKPCFSMHTFLIETPISMHDGRKLNLVCNMYVASIICLFNDTSELSVNEIVDTLKTWNYDLDINRLTLTLKRMVQQQILIVLPNKKFSINYKPLLSKRQQKLGYIKIN; from the coding sequence ATGAAGATTAAGCAAGATAATGCTATACTAGAATCATCGCAACTGTTGGAATTAAAGACATCGATCGCTCGACTCAGTGAATCTTTGATTAATGGAACATGTATTGTTATTACTCAGGATGATATACAGGCAGCCCGAACTATAGATAACATAATTGAAGACTCTATAATACAAGGTGATGAGTACTTATGCAGAATCGCTAGAAAACAGTTGAAGAAGCTTGTTGAGAAATGGATAAAGGCAAATTTTACCAAGTCAAAGTTGAGAAAGAATTCAATAAATGTGTTTGATCGTTACAATGGTGTTTGTGATCTTCTGTACTCAACCATCAGGAAGCTCAAACCATGGAAACATTTGAATATGTTTTTACTCCCATACTATTTAATGTACAGCCTGGCTGCAGTTCCAATGGCTCACTTAATCATATGCAAATCAATATTTAAGAACTGCTTTGAGACTGAAACATTAACTGTGAAGGGTGTGTTTGTCATAAAAAACATACTACAATATTGCGATGTTACCGATTCTGATCGGAATACTATCATTGAACTTGGTATATTACGTCTCGAGGATATATTAGAATCAGAAGGTGAAGATCAGGACTATTTTACCGAGTATGAGTCGACTATGCAACTAGGCCGTTTAATGAGTGAAAATGTCTATAAATACTATTTCAAGAAGGGTAATGCTCTTATGGTGGAAAACTTTCAAAAGATTCTTGACAAGTCTAAGTTTGAGCATATCAAATTGCAAGTGTTAGAAACTTTGTACAATGATTCTTCTAAGAAAGACTTCATTTTGGATACATTAGCAAAGTATATATGCTCTGATCCATTAGCAGAAAACATATCAGTCGTGCTAAAAAGATACATTACGATGTCCGCTAATTATTACCGTATTGATTCCCACAACCTAATGAGTGCACtgaaagataaaataaaaaaagaaatactcAAAACCTATAAAAATAGAGACTATGAATTCTATGATGCTGTTCAAAAATTCTGTGAGAAGATGATcaaaatgaagaatgaAAGCAATATCAATTTAGCGCCATCATCAAGAGCCCAACGTAACTTCTTTGCTAGTGAAAATGATATGCTTTACTGGAAGAATTTGTTTCACAGAATTGCCGAACTTCTATCTGATCCCAAGATATTCACAGAACGTATATTAATGCCAAAGCTAGTACGACAGATTGCCTTTGACACATTAGTTGACAGAATGCCGTTTTCTAAGAAATATCCGGCAGAAAACCTATTTCTAGAAGTCATATGTGAAATAGAACCACATTGCAGACATTTCACAAATCTAATATCAAGAGCAGTAGATAATGCTAATATCTTTAACCATTGCACGGAAACGATGCTATTTCTACCATTGGTATTTCCAGAATCTTCAAGAGAATCCCTCAGCATATCAAATATGAGGAATGATGTACCGTGTTGGCCAAGTATGGAATTGGCAAACTTCTGGCAAGAAAAAGTAGTGCAAAAACAGAATGAAGGAAAGACACTAAAACCTTGTTTTTCTATGCATACATTTTTGATTGAAACTCCCATCAGTATGCATGACGGTAGAAAATTAAATCTAGTATGCAATATGTATGTGGCAAGTATTATCTGTTTGTTCAATGATACTAGTGAATTATCCGTTAACGAAATTGTTGATACACTGAAGACCTGGAATTATGATCTCGATATTAACCGATTGACTTTGACATTAAAGAGAATGGTTCAGCAACAGATTTTGATTGTGCTACCCAATAAGAAATTCTCAATCAACTATAAACCGTTATTATCTAAAAGACAACAAAAACTTGGCTACATTAAAATCAATTGA
- the RGD1 gene encoding GTPase-activating protein RGD1 (CAGL0I09218g~Ortholog(s) have GTPase activator activity, phosphatidylinositol-3,5-bisphosphate binding, phosphatidylinositol-3-phosphate binding and phosphatidylinositol-4,5-bisphosphate binding, more) yields the protein MPTSDMYSGDVVSPVSDEFSRHSAMDSDSTVARPAEGSYGSMNGSRNTDSTISQPGSAQVKREENLDYLFESEDIKHVMNSDVAINALLTRLKQSLLICEEFTKFVRKKYIFEEEHTNELAKQYKHFFNTTPSSNSSLNRIMHEVLSYDGKMSQVKSSYVKALQKMYDELTALLFTMTKLRKSCKENSRRLEKEVTDAIHSAEKAQARYNSLCQDWDKLRMTDPSKTKLTLRGSKTNKEQEEELLRKIDAQDLEYKQKVDHSTSLRNTFITKERPKIVRELKDMILEMDTALAIQLQKYTIWTENLILNTGITVSPLDSSKSMKSLAASVSNERDLYQFLKKYNQSGKNSMLVNRNLIPVEYSKHPSMKKSQSSQRNFSGPKKPPKFAVDPSRNSIPKRILSTHNDTPFDSSPSTPSMTKSGTFTELGVSSVSTAPTSSSSGNIKYQNTSRDQSLPSLPSNVMEKERIPSNSMNSQFSTLDPGPRAKIVPSLSTTISMSGSETDRPISHIQTGSSMPPGVSKNFKSFGVPLEDLIEFENDMVPAIVRQSIYVIDTYGLDLEGIYRKSANVLDVSKLKDEIDKDPANVSMILPPRNHSDSDIYLVGSLLKTFFASLPDALLPRDITAEVKTCVAIEDPTTRKNYMHGLLYKLPDAQYWTLRALLFHLKRVLEHEPTNRMNTKSLCIIWGPTIIAPNDEDRNDVNYQIKAMEVLLDVTDQAFEAEE from the coding sequence ATGCCGACGTCTGATATGTACTCAGGGGATGTGGTTAGCCCAGTGTCTGACGAATTCTCTAGACACTCTGCTATGGACTCCGACTCTACTGTGGCGCGGCCCGCTGAGGGCTCCTATGGGTCGATGAATGGTTCGCGGAACACTGATTCTACTATAAGTCAGCCCGGATCAGCGCAAGTGAAAAGGGAGGAGAACCTGGATTACCTGTTTGAAAGTGAGGATATAAAGCATGTTATGAACTCTGATGTTGCCATCAATGCTTTGTTGACGAGGTTGAAGCAGTCTTTGCTGATCTGCGAGGAATTTACCAAGTTTGTGCGCAAGAAgtatatatttgaagaggaGCACACCAATGAATTGGCAAAGCAATATAAGCATTTCTTTAACACGACGCCCAGCAGCAACTCGTCTCTAAACCGTATCATGCATGAAGTGCTTTCCTATGATGGTAAGATGAGCCAAGTCAAATCAAGCTACGTGAAAGCACTACAGAAAATGTACGATGAGCTGACAGCACTTCTATTCACTATGACTAAGTTAAGGAAAAGCTGTAAAGAGAATAGCAGAAGACTTGAGAAGGAAGTCACTGATGCAATCCATAGTGCAGAAAAGGCACAGGCTCGTTATAACTCGTTGTGTCAGGATTGGGACAAGTTGAGAATGACTGATCCTTCTAAGACCAAACTGACTCTTAGAGGTTCTAAGACTAATaaagagcaagaagaagaattgcTACGGAAAATCGATGCGCAGGACTTAGAATACAAACAAAAAGTCGATCATTCTACTTCTTTGAGAAATACTTTCATTACCAAGGAAAGACCAAAAATTGTAAGAGAATTGAAAGATATGATCCTCGAAATGGATACTGCATTGGCCATTCAATTACAAAAGTACACTATATGGACTGAGAACTTAATATTGAACACAGGTATAACTGTTAGTCCATTGGACTCTTCGAAATCGATGAAGTCTCTTGCAGCCTCAGTTAGCAACGAGAGAGATTTGTATcagttcttgaagaaatataatcaaTCTGGTAAGAATTCAATGTTAGTAAATAGGAATTTGATCCCAGTTGAGTATTCAAAACATCCATCAATGAAGAAGAGTCAAAGCTCCCAAAGAAATTTTAGTGGCCCTAAAAAACCACCAAAATTTGCTGTTGATCCATCCAGGAATTCGATACCAAAACGTATTCTGTCAACGCACAATGACACACCTTTCGATTCATCCCCAAGCACACCATCTATGACAAAATCAGGTACATTTACAGAGCTCGGTGTAAGCTCAGTATCAACAGCGCCTACTTCGTCTAGTTCTGGGAACATAAAATACCAGAATACTAGTAGAGACCAGTCACTGCCATCATTGCCTTCGAATGTCATGGAAAAAGAGCGTATCCCATCAAATTCCATGAACTCACAATTCTCAACCTTGGATCCAGGTCCTAGGGCAAAAATAGTACCAAGTTTATCGACTACAATTTCCATGAGTGGCAGTGAGACTGATAGACCTATCTCTCATATTCAAACTGGTAGTTCGATGCCACCAGGTGTTTCcaagaatttcaaatcCTTTGGTGTACCACTTGAAGATTTGATTGAATTCGAAAATGATATGGTTCCAGCTATTGTACGCCAAAGTATTTATGTCATTGATACATACGGGTTAGATTTGGAGGGAATATATAGAAAATCTGCCAACGTATTAGATGTGAGCAAACTAAAGGATGAAATAGATAAAGATCCAGCTAATGTATCAATGATTTTACCTCCAAGAAATCATTCAGATTCTGATATATATCTGGTTGGTTCATTActaaaaactttttttgCATCTTTACCTGATGCTCTGCTTCCTAGAGATATAACAGCTGAAGTTAAGACATGTGTAGCAATTGAGGATCCAACTACAAGGAAAAACTACATGCACGGGTTACTGTATAAATTACCGGATGCCCAATACTGGACGTTGAGGGCATTATTGTTTCATTTAAAACGGGTCTTGGAACATGAACCTACGAACAGGATGAATACGAAATCACTATGTATAATATGGGGCCCAACCATTATAGCTCctaatgatgaagatagGAATGATGTCaactatcaaataaaaGCAATGGAAGTCTTACTAGACGTGACTGATCAGGCATTTGAAGCCGAGGAATGA